A DNA window from Enterobacter asburiae contains the following coding sequences:
- a CDS encoding GlxA family transcriptional regulator has product MGLLLWPHFSLFAYSGLIEALRIASSVQKRSQKIRFKLSLISTYPDLPIVSSSGLSVRPEAAHAPPGDFDYIAAIGGGLEHLHQGHRGDRAFLTEAYHNNVPLIGIGTGSFILAEEGLLNERRASIHPHHHDVFTQRFPQVYAEQGLDFIDEGDVLTCPGGISTLTLVTALIRAHGGDDIAATTSRRLSLPPHDAATPRPANIAMIPDSRLRRAVTIVEQYLTHPLNAARLAQDVKLSERQLNRLFHAEFGKTAREFIRSARLRYACWLLKNSQQSVTDIARRMRFSDCAHFIRHFQTEYGCTPGVWRTSQN; this is encoded by the coding sequence ATGGGTTTACTCCTGTGGCCCCATTTCTCGCTTTTCGCATATTCAGGATTAATAGAGGCGTTACGTATTGCATCCAGCGTCCAGAAGCGTAGCCAGAAAATACGCTTTAAACTCAGCCTGATAAGCACTTATCCCGACTTACCGATAGTGAGCAGCTCAGGGCTCAGCGTGCGGCCTGAGGCCGCCCATGCGCCGCCCGGCGATTTCGACTATATTGCGGCGATCGGCGGAGGTCTGGAGCATCTTCACCAGGGACACCGTGGCGACAGAGCGTTTCTCACGGAGGCTTATCACAACAACGTTCCTCTGATTGGTATTGGTACCGGCAGCTTTATTCTGGCGGAGGAAGGCTTACTGAACGAGCGCCGCGCCTCGATTCATCCTCATCACCATGACGTTTTCACGCAACGGTTTCCGCAGGTTTATGCTGAGCAAGGCCTCGATTTTATCGACGAAGGCGATGTGCTGACCTGCCCGGGCGGGATCTCAACGCTCACCCTGGTAACGGCGCTGATCCGCGCCCACGGGGGAGACGACATTGCGGCCACCACCTCCCGGCGGCTGTCCCTTCCTCCGCATGACGCCGCCACGCCGCGGCCCGCGAATATCGCCATGATCCCTGATTCACGGCTGCGCAGGGCGGTGACGATCGTCGAACAGTATCTGACTCACCCGCTGAACGCCGCCAGGCTCGCGCAGGACGTTAAGCTGAGCGAACGCCAGCTTAACCGCCTGTTTCACGCCGAGTTTGGTAAAACGGCGCGGGAATTTATTCGCAGCGCCAGGCTGCGCTATGCCTGCTGGCTGCTGAAAAACTCTCAGCAGAGCGTGACGGATATTGCGCGGCGGATGCGGTTTAGCGACTGCGCCCACTTTATTCGTCATTTTCAGACCGAGTACGGCTGCACGCCGGGGGTATGGCGCACGTCGCAGAACTGA
- a CDS encoding class I SAM-dependent methyltransferase, giving the protein MNWQPFRGDAPENMTIFSASFPDVSDQWPMKDDAAREIASLDRALKAEPALRPPRVEYDEGGQAVLVPQNRYSEQAFRNRPALTAWRTRLVPSALALFVVQNPLEDRLPDGTKMDSDSRQWFIHANDAVGVRSRARVLAALVDKYIHNESENNWVSLASGAAIPVLEALREAKLDGQRVYLTLVDKDPVALSWAETMAAQEGIVVGEQLTLLRRNLLHTLVRNEDLLLELGEHQAELVDALGIFEYFNDTDAVIFLQRALRLVKPGGAVIVSNMLTSSPQIDFVLRGIGWEDIHPRSLQQLQDIHLAAGVPVENVTVVVPKDGVYAVMEIRV; this is encoded by the coding sequence ATGAACTGGCAGCCTTTTCGCGGCGATGCACCGGAAAATATGACGATTTTCAGCGCGTCATTTCCCGACGTCAGCGACCAGTGGCCGATGAAAGACGACGCTGCCCGTGAGATCGCCTCCCTTGACCGCGCCCTGAAAGCCGAGCCAGCGCTCCGGCCTCCGAGGGTGGAATACGACGAAGGGGGGCAGGCCGTGCTTGTCCCGCAGAACCGCTATTCCGAACAGGCCTTCCGCAACCGCCCGGCGCTCACCGCGTGGCGCACCCGGCTGGTGCCCTCCGCGCTGGCGCTGTTTGTGGTGCAAAACCCGCTGGAGGACCGCCTGCCCGACGGCACGAAAATGGACAGCGACAGCCGCCAGTGGTTTATACACGCTAACGATGCGGTTGGCGTGCGATCCCGCGCCAGGGTGCTGGCCGCGCTGGTGGATAAGTACATTCACAACGAAAGTGAAAATAACTGGGTTAGCCTCGCAAGCGGTGCCGCCATTCCGGTGCTGGAGGCACTGCGCGAAGCAAAGCTTGACGGCCAGCGGGTGTATCTCACGCTGGTGGACAAAGACCCGGTGGCGCTCAGCTGGGCCGAAACCATGGCGGCGCAGGAAGGGATTGTGGTGGGCGAACAGCTGACGCTGCTCAGGCGCAACCTGCTCCATACGCTGGTGCGTAACGAGGACCTGCTGCTGGAGCTCGGCGAGCACCAGGCCGAACTGGTCGACGCGCTGGGGATTTTTGAATACTTCAACGATACCGATGCGGTGATTTTTCTCCAGCGCGCGCTGCGGCTGGTTAAGCCCGGCGGCGCGGTGATTGTGTCGAACATGCTCACCAGCAGCCCGCAAATTGACTTTGTGCTGCGGGGTATCGGCTGGGAGGATATTCACCCGAGATCGTTACAGCAGCTGCAGGATATTCACCTCGCGGCGGGCGTACCGGTGGAAAACGTCACCGTGGTGGTGCCGAAGGACGGGGTGTACGCGGTGATGGAGATTAGGGTTTAG
- a CDS encoding acetyltransferase gives MKIETALPTHFERLVAIWESSVRATHHFLQESDIAALRPLLLNAYLPNLKVVIARDDAGVIHGFLGVDENRIEMLFVDNASRGKGVGKLLLQHAIAEFGANEVDVNEQNPQGVGFYRHMGFEQVGRSELDGQGNPFPLLHMRLGEYK, from the coding sequence ATGAAAATAGAAACCGCACTCCCCACACACTTCGAACGTCTGGTCGCGATCTGGGAATCCTCCGTCCGCGCCACCCATCACTTTTTACAGGAAAGCGATATTGCGGCGTTGCGCCCGCTATTGCTTAACGCCTATCTGCCTAACCTCAAGGTCGTGATCGCTCGCGATGACGCAGGCGTTATTCACGGCTTTTTAGGCGTGGATGAAAACCGCATTGAAATGCTGTTTGTTGATAACGCGAGCCGCGGGAAGGGCGTCGGGAAATTGCTGCTCCAGCACGCCATTGCAGAGTTTGGCGCGAACGAAGTGGACGTGAATGAGCAGAACCCGCAGGGTGTGGGATTTTATCGCCATATGGGGTTTGAGCAGGTCGGACGCTCGGAACTGGACGGGCAGGGGAATCCGTTTCCGTTGCTGCATATGCGGTTGGGTGAGTATAAATAA